One genomic segment of Brassica napus cultivar Da-Ae chromosome A3, Da-Ae, whole genome shotgun sequence includes these proteins:
- the LOC106438480 gene encoding putative RING-H2 finger protein ATL37 gives MTIFRRDLSHRFVLCVLLPLFIFQFLPNATCQQQSESKARAESVIGIVLLSMFLLCIVGCCFFYACQSAEVESGSRQVLHTRARHGLDKDIIESFPFFLYSEIKGLKIGKGGVECAICLNEFDDEETLRWMPPCSHTFHASCIDVWLSSWSTCPVCRVNLSLKPGESFPYPSMDLETGNVQRGVQESPDDISLTGNNTSNYTTPRSRSTGLLSSWRMAEMFVPRSHSTGRSVVQIGENLDRFTLQLPDEVQRQLASLHPTRKSHMALPEARSSRQGYRSGSVGSESSSFSQGRQTFRRALSMSFSSGRSTLGKHVRETSQTKDKDSGERSFERLMPEKV, from the coding sequence ATGACTATCTTCAGGAGAGATCTCAGCCATAGGTTCGTTTTATGTGTTTTATTACCGCTTTTCATTTTCCAATTCCTGCCTAACGCAACCTGCCAGCAACAGTCAGAATCCAAAGCCAGGGCGGAATCAGTAATTGGGATCGTTTTGCTTTCTATGTTCCTATTATGTATAGTCGGTTGCTGCTTCTTCTACGCATGCCAGAGTGCAGAGGTTGAGTCGGGAAGCCGTCAAGTGCTGCACACTAGAGCAAGGCATGGGCTCGACAAGGACATCATCGAGTCCTTCCCATTTTTCCTTTACTCAGAGATTAAAGGGCTCAAGATAGGCAAAGGCGGAGTGGAATGTGCAATTTGTCTAAACgagtttgatgatgaagaaacGCTACGTTGGATGCCTCCTTGTAGTCACACTTTCCATGCTAGCTGCATCGATGTATGGCTCTCTTCTTGGTCCACATGTCCGGTCTGTCGTGTAAATCTGTCTCTGAAACCTGGTGAGAGCTTTCCATATCCGAGCATGGATCTTGAAACGGGAAACGTACAGAGAGGTGTTCAAGAATCCCCCGACGATATAAGCTTGACAGGTAACAACACTTCAAATTATACAACACCTCGATCGAGATCTACAGGGTTATTGTCTAGCTGGCGTATGGCTGAGATGTTCGTCCCTAGATCTCATTCGACGGGACGTTCAGTGGTTCAAATTGGCGAGAATCTAGACCGATTCACACTGCAGTTACCCGATGAGGTGCAAAGACAATTGGCTAGCTTGCATCCGACAAGGAAAAGCCACATGGCCTTACCTGAAGCCAGGAGTTCGAGACAGGGCTACAGGAGCGGCAGCGTTGGAAGCGAGAGTAGCAGTTTCTCTCAGGGACGACAAACATTTCGGCGGGCCCTATCTATGTCATTCTCTTCTGGTAGGTCCACACTTGGCAAGCACGTCCGAGAGACTTCCCAAACGAAGGACAAAGATTCTGGTGAACGGTCGTTTGAACGCCTCATGCCAGAGAAGGTCTAA
- the LOC106443741 gene encoding centrosomal protein of 85 kDa-like, with protein MRSERIDSDETETRRRMNLSPEVDDYIKDTIDHSLGLPISIESLQKKLLTAEESQRRLRDQYLALLSRSKEKDQVLDRVRSEASMNAQALKKFVEENQKLAEECGNLLRQCKKWERECLLYHQDRDALMEFGNESDERARDAEARVRELEEEVARMSEELQLCKQRQIGIEQVDNNCSPQEEDLLDSVLGSLISKDENTIGRLFLEANVQDQSCQALLSKWDRLKPSTQKVLSLVSVAKKFEKERECIIQNLAKAEQEAELVSIQNRKLDKENRKLLRQQQQQQSPLGSSETSHKSASTKSNKRRCPKMMSSPIEKMLEFSGSPEISRKPLTPVWDNSADSRMNMK; from the exons ATGAGAAGCGAGAGAATCGATTCAGACGAAACAGAAACGAGGAGGAGAATGAATCTCTCGCCAGAAGTCGACGACTACATCAAAGACACCATCGATCACTCCTTAGGACTTCCCATCTCAATCGAATCTCTCCAAAAGAAGCTTCTTACGGCTGAAGAATCACAGCGCCGTCTCCGAGATCAGTACCTGGCTCTCCTCTCCAGATCAAAGGAGAAAGACCAAGTGCTAGACCGAGTTAGG TCGGAAGCGAGTATGAACGCACAGGCGTTGAAGAAGTTCGTGGAGGAGAACCAGAAACTGGCGGAGGAATGCGGAAACTTGTTGAGGCAGTGTAAGAAATGGGAAAGAGAGTGCTTGCTTTATCATCAAGACCGTGACGCCTTGATGGAGTTCGGGAACGAATCGGATGAGAGGGCGAGAGATGCAGAAGCTAGAGTTCGTGAATTGGAAGAGGAAGTTGCTAGAATGTCTGAGGAATTGCAGCTTTGTAAGCAACGACAAATTGGGATTGAGCAA GTTGATAACAACTGCTCACCACAAGAAGAAGATTTACTTGATTCAGTTCTGGGATCACTCATAAGCAAAGATGAAAATACCATCGGGCGTCTGTTCTTAGAGGCAAACGTTCAAGACCAATCCTGCCAAGCCTTGTTGAGCAAATGGGATCGGTTAAAGCCTTCAACGCAAAAGGTTCTGTCTTTAGTTTCGGTGgcaaagaaatttgaaaaagaaaggGAATGCATCATCCAGAATCTCGCTAAAGCCGAGCAAGag GCAGAACTTGTGAGCATACAAAACCGaaagctggataaagaaaatCGCAAGTTGTTAaggcagcagcagcagcagcaaagCCCTCTTGGTTCTTCTGAGACAAGCCACAAAAGCGCATCTACTaag TCAAACAAGAGAAGATGTCCAAAGATGATGAGCAGCCCAATCGAGAAGATGCTTGAGTTTAGCGGCAGTCCAGAAATTAGCAGGAAGCCTCTCACACCTGTGTGGGATAACTCAGCAGATTCTAGGATGAACATGAAGTGA
- the LOC125606906 gene encoding RNA polymerase II C-terminal domain phosphatase-like 5, with amino-acid sequence MSFIKQFFSLFDKTKPSCLNKEKKKKKKLHLVLDLDHTLLHSIHVSKLSQKEKYLTEEVGSRVDLWKFDKGNPNEHLIKLRPFLDEFLREADKLFYMYVYTMGTYRYAQNVLSLIDPDKVYFGDRVITREKSPHKKTLDLLSADKRRVVIVDDTSSVWPQHNKRNLLEIAKYNYFRDGMKWESYAEKKRDESRSKGALSNVLKLLQQAHTRFEDLDSNDLRLLIRDPCTLCCF; translated from the coding sequence ATGTCGTTTATAAAGCAATTCTTTAGTTTATTCGATAAAACCAAACCCTCCTGTCtgaacaaagagaaaaagaagaagaagaaactccaCCTAGTGCTTGACTTGGATCACACTCTTCTCCATTCTATCCATGTGTCAAAGCTTTCTCAGAAAGAAAAATATCTAACCGAAGAAGTTGGTTCAAGGGTTGATCTATGGAAGTTCGACAAAGGCAATCCCAACGAGCATCTCATAAAGTTACGACCTTTCCTTGACGAGTTTCTGCGAGAAGCCGACAAGCTTTTCTACATGTACGTTTACACGATGGGCACTTACCGGTACGCGCAGAATGTACTGAGTTTGATTGATCCAGACAAAGTATATTTCGGAGATAGAGTGATAACCAGAGAAAAAAGCCCTCATAAGAAGACACTTGATCTTCTCTCTGCTGATAAACGAAGAGTGGTCATTGTTGATGACACGAGTAGTGTTTGGCCGCAACACAATAAGAGAAACTTGTTGGAGATCGCAAAGTACAATTATTTCAGAGACGGGATGAAGTGGGAATCTTAcgcagagaagaagagagacgaGAGTCGAAGCAAAGGAGCGTTGTCTAATGTTCTGAAACTCCTTCAACAAGCTCATACAAGATTCGAAGATTTGGATTCTAACGACTTGAGGCTCTTGATACGTGATCCTTGTACACTGTGTTGCTTTTGA